In Canis lupus baileyi chromosome X, mCanLup2.hap1, whole genome shotgun sequence, one DNA window encodes the following:
- the LOC140627224 gene encoding EKC/KEOPS complex subunit LAGE3-like, with protein MQAPGDGEGGAAGGAEGGAGSREGEGGPRPEGAEGEAVRAPPQAEVAPQPAGPLGDVPPEVMFAPSRLLEFKLTVPFRTPLEAEMARRSLAPYVQRPRGLVQKELTVNGSALAIRWTAEDPVFFRISVNAFLDQLSLVMRNIRGFGSPPMRSLGRGKRTDT; from the exons ATGCAGGCCCCAGGGGACGGCGAGGGCGGCGCGGCAGGCGGGGCGGAGGGCGGCGCGGGCAGCCGTGAAGGCGAGGGTGGCCCGCGCCCCGAGGGAGCGGAGGGCGAGGCGGTCAGGGCCCCTCCCCAGGCCGAGGTTGCCCCGCAGCCCGCGGGGCCCCTTGGGGACGTGCCGCCCGAGGTCATGTTCGCCCCGAGCCGATTGCTGGAGTT CAAGCTGACGGTGCCCTTCCGGACACCACTGGAGGCGGAGATGGCGCGCAGGTCCCTCGCACCGTATGTCCAGCGTCCCCGAGGACTAGTTCAGAAGGAGCTGACGGTGAACGGCAGCGCCCTGGCCAT TAGATGGACTGCCGAGGACCCGGTCTTCTTCCGCATTTCCGTGAACGCCTTCCTGGACCAGCTGTCCCTGGTGATGCGAAACATTCGAGGCTTTGGGTCCCCGCCAATGCGAAGCCTGGGCCGGGGAAAGAGAACCGACACCTAa
- the LOC140628341 gene encoding sodium- and chloride-dependent creatine transporter 1-like gives MRRRPAWPQPADHLRRVLEHLEAVGQIVYFTATFPYVVLVVLLVRGVLLPGALDGIIYHLKPDWSKLGSPLAARQRCVASTGWEFPKRRMDRALTPYRLP, from the exons ATGCGCCGCCGCCCCGCCTGGCCCCAGCCCGCTGATCACCTGCGCCGGGTCCTGGAGCATCTGGAGGCGGTCGGACAG ATCGTGTACTTCACCGCTACCTTCCCCTACGTGGTCCTCGTCGTGCTGCTGGTGCGCGGAGTGCTGCTGCCCGGCGCCCTGGATGGCATCATCTACCATCTCAAGCCCGACTGGTCCAAGCTGGGGTCCCCGCTCGCAG CCCGGCAGCGGTGCGTTGCGAGCACGGGGTGGGAGTTTCCGAAGAGAAGGATGGATCGTGCGCTGACGCCGTATCGCCTGCCGTGA